From Acomys russatus chromosome 25, mAcoRus1.1, whole genome shotgun sequence, a single genomic window includes:
- the LOC127208451 gene encoding protein CCSMST1, which produces MGREAWLPVLCDGSDESAARRSVRVEVAMYNVLCSRAVGVVRALRLAGWASRSLHPPPGGRSPAQPADRAEEEEDPNLPTQFSSSKAVPVRWTVEHSLGKQQQRPWWKVLPFTLALVVMIMWCYLREEGSMDQWLRQVLGEEDEEEPDGHLEEPEAPARYGAKT; this is translated from the exons ATGGGACGTGAAGCTTGGCTTCCGGTATTGTGCGACGGAAGTGACGAAAGCGCGGCGCGCCGCAGCGTGCGGGTCGAGGTCGCTATGTACAATGTCCTGTGTTCACGGGCTGTGGG AGTGGTCCGGGCTCTGCGGCTCGCGGGCTGGGCTTCGCGAAGCCTGCATCCGCCGCCCGGTGGCCGATCTCCAGCCCAGCCTGCAgacagggcagaggaggaggaagaccccAACCTCCCGACGCAGTTTTCCTCCAGCAAAGCCGTCCCAGTCCGCTGGACGGTGGAGCATTCCCTGGGGAAACAGCAGCAGCGGCCTTGGTGGAAAGTGCTGCCGTTCACCCTGGCGCTTGTGGTTATGATCATGTGGTGCtatctgagggaggagggcagcatgGACCAGTGGTTGAGGCAGGTGTTGggagaggaggacgaggaggagccGGATGGTCATCTAGAGGAGCCTGAAGCTCCGGCTCGCTACGGGGCTAAAACGTGA